The following coding sequences are from one Rathayibacter sp. VKM Ac-2760 window:
- a CDS encoding FBP domain-containing protein → MRALTDQQIRDSFVNASRKEVADLSLPAGFDTLDWESFDHLGWRDKKIGRRAYVVVPLEDRVVGVLLRQADANPRSRAQCSWCRDIRLPNDVVFFGAKKAGAAGRAGDTLGTLVCAEFQCSANVRTRPSVAYIGFDVEAAKAERIATLRTKTAGFVREVLGES, encoded by the coding sequence ATGCGTGCCCTCACCGACCAGCAGATCCGCGACTCCTTCGTGAACGCCTCGCGCAAGGAGGTCGCCGATCTCTCGCTCCCCGCCGGCTTCGACACCCTCGACTGGGAGTCGTTCGACCACCTCGGCTGGCGCGACAAGAAGATCGGCCGTCGCGCCTACGTCGTGGTGCCGCTCGAGGACCGGGTGGTCGGCGTCCTGCTCCGCCAGGCCGACGCCAACCCGCGCTCGCGGGCGCAGTGCTCGTGGTGCCGCGACATCCGGCTGCCGAACGACGTCGTCTTCTTCGGCGCGAAGAAGGCCGGCGCGGCCGGGCGCGCGGGCGACACCCTCGGCACGCTGGTCTGCGCGGAGTTCCAGTGCTCGGCGAACGTCCGGACCCGGCCCTCGGTTGCCTACATCGGCTTCGACGTCGAGGCCGCGAAGGCGGAGCGCATCGCGACCCTGCGCACCAAGACCGCGGGCTTCGTCCGCGAGGTGCTCGGCGAGAGCTGA